One Thunnus thynnus chromosome 18, fThuThy2.1, whole genome shotgun sequence genomic region harbors:
- the LOC137168826 gene encoding uncharacterized protein isoform X1 codes for MSPTDQKQSGRQIEKLQHDIGQGGGYMDWWTSLAASIALLWIFCFIDGNAVLELRLLFHALTKAACHLYLALLPLRRAATHFADCARYLINNAQQTPSPHGYHHQGQPLARKGTLHFLEGMCVVCETVPNLMGAALSVGAAFCHMLQGGFYVLAATLRTIQINLFSQMNGEKERWDKERVRAKESEKKLNSKVLEYISVFCQDPVSALRIKVDVPPVYR; via the exons ATGTCTCCAACAGACCAGAAGCAAAGCGGAAGACAGATTGAAAAATTGCAACATGATATAG GACAGGGGGGAGGCTACATGGATTGGTGGACTTCGTTGGCAGCAAGTATTGCCCTGCTCTGGATTTTCTGCTTTATAGACG GCAACGCCGTGCTTGAGCTGCGGCTGCTCTTCCATGCTCTGACCAAAGCTGCTTGTCACCTGTACCTGGCCCTGCTCCCGCTGCGCCGAGCCGCCACTCACTTCGCCGACTGCGCGAGGTACCTGATCAACAATGCCCAGCAAACCCCATCTCCCCACGGCTACCACCACCAAGGCCAGCCCCTGGCCAGGAAAGGCACGCTGCACTTCCTGGAGGGCATGTGTGTGGTGTGCGAGACGGTGCCCAACCTGATGGGCGCAGCGCTCAGCGTGGGCGCCGCCTTCTGCCACATGCTGCAAGGAGGCTTTTACGTCCTGGCAGCCACGCTACGCACCATCCAGATCAACCTGTTCTCCCAAATGAACGGCGAGAAGGAGAGATGGGACAAAGAGCGAGTCAGAGCCAAAGAGAGCGAGAAAAAGCTAAATTCAAAAGTATTGGAATACATCTCGGTGTTTTGTCAAGACCCTGTCAGCGCTTTACGCATCAAGGTTGACGTGCCACCTGTGTATAGATAA
- the LOC137168826 gene encoding uncharacterized protein isoform X2: MHGQGGGYMDWWTSLAASIALLWIFCFIDGNAVLELRLLFHALTKAACHLYLALLPLRRAATHFADCARYLINNAQQTPSPHGYHHQGQPLARKGTLHFLEGMCVVCETVPNLMGAALSVGAAFCHMLQGGFYVLAATLRTIQINLFSQMNGEKERWDKERVRAKESEKKLNSKVLEYISVFCQDPVSALRIKVDVPPVYR, encoded by the exons ATGCACG GACAGGGGGGAGGCTACATGGATTGGTGGACTTCGTTGGCAGCAAGTATTGCCCTGCTCTGGATTTTCTGCTTTATAGACG GCAACGCCGTGCTTGAGCTGCGGCTGCTCTTCCATGCTCTGACCAAAGCTGCTTGTCACCTGTACCTGGCCCTGCTCCCGCTGCGCCGAGCCGCCACTCACTTCGCCGACTGCGCGAGGTACCTGATCAACAATGCCCAGCAAACCCCATCTCCCCACGGCTACCACCACCAAGGCCAGCCCCTGGCCAGGAAAGGCACGCTGCACTTCCTGGAGGGCATGTGTGTGGTGTGCGAGACGGTGCCCAACCTGATGGGCGCAGCGCTCAGCGTGGGCGCCGCCTTCTGCCACATGCTGCAAGGAGGCTTTTACGTCCTGGCAGCCACGCTACGCACCATCCAGATCAACCTGTTCTCCCAAATGAACGGCGAGAAGGAGAGATGGGACAAAGAGCGAGTCAGAGCCAAAGAGAGCGAGAAAAAGCTAAATTCAAAAGTATTGGAATACATCTCGGTGTTTTGTCAAGACCCTGTCAGCGCTTTACGCATCAAGGTTGACGTGCCACCTGTGTATAGATAA
- the fam228a gene encoding protein FAM228A, with the protein MSPMKRNTASGVITFHTPFHVSLLKSQECMTDLKDTSESRKSLSQPSVKMRSTSRCVRVGRRDETSPSGPQQGPKQDRLSYTSLRRLQAKMEAENQQKRDIIQPLVDTENGFLKELENFLSQRDVAELRRRELLHKRWTERVWMPLQRRVEQRVSSCTPEETKRRQTLYSHYLHHCNSKGFVFLDTGDLREYNPFLLNVKNKHHFKLNTVELKGSLYLQLHERLKEKRTASSCEAGYKYTSSQVEKLPQSDRPLTESVTPPANSLSQASSYYLVSASRQTPVQDETDGRKSGRLDTIPRHIIATTAPDGRCHQSGCWFSR; encoded by the exons ATGAGCCCCATGAAGAGAAACACTGCCAGTGGTGTGATCACCTTCCACACACCTTTTCATGTCAGCCTGTTGAAATCACAG GAGTGCATGACAGATTTGAAAGACAcctcagagagcaggaagagcCTGTCTCAGCCGAGTGTGAAGATGAGGAGCACCAGCAGATGTGTAAGAGTGGGGAGAAGGGATGAGACCTCACCCTCTGGGCCTCAGCAGGGTCCTAAACAGGACAGGCTCTCTTACACCTCCCTCAGACGACTGCAG GCAAAAATGGAGGCTGAAAATCAACAGAAAAGAGACATAATCCAACCTTTAGTGGACACAGAAAATGGTTTTCTGAAG gagctggagaatTTCCTGAGCCAGCGTGATGTAGCAgagctgaggaggagggagctGCTGCACAAGCGCTGGACTGAGCGTGTGTGGATGCCCCTCCAGAGGAGAGTGGAGCAACGTGTGTCCAGCTGCACCCCCGAGGAGACCAAGCGGCGGCAGACCTTATACAGTCACTACCTCCATCACTGCAACTCCAAG GGTTTTGTGTTTCTAGATACTGGTGATCTAAGGGAGTACAATCCTTTTCTTCTCAACgtcaaaaacaaacaccactTCAAG CTCAATACAGTTGAGTTAAAGGGCTCATTGTACCTTCAATTACATGAAAGACTGAAGGAAAAGAGAACAGCCAGTTCTTGTGAAGCAG GATATAAATATACAAGCAGTCAAGTAGAGAAGCTACCTCAGAGTGATCGACCCCTTACCGAGTCTGTGACACCTCCGGCCAACTCACTATCACAAGCCTCATCTTATTATCTAGTCTCTGCATCGAGACAAACTCCAGTGCAAGACGAGACCGATGGAAGGAAGTCTGGCAG ACTGGATACGATACCACGCCACATAATTGCAACTACCGCACCAGATGGAAGGTGCCATCAGAGCGGCTGCTGGTTCTCCAGATGA